A single window of Populus nigra chromosome 17, ddPopNigr1.1, whole genome shotgun sequence DNA harbors:
- the LOC133677557 gene encoding transcription repressor OFP13-like, producing MKLPFLSKNNANTDHSSRALWPWPAYCQQPRTLSFSFRTSGGMLKTINPGFLDATNTDVVDSTTPESWFTNSCESASFSTASDDVSGAGESIETVIKGLRSERLFFKPGETNSILEEAKAGGEFPFKESVVLSMESRDPYLDFKKSMEEMVEAHGLTDWEGLEELLSCYLKVNGKSNHGYIIGAFVDLLVGLAMASSSSSSSTITTASTTQHHHDSPSSPLSFYTSSASSDDSSSTPCCVSSLGNEVDIISPCLTSLEAENEIKKY from the coding sequence ATGAAGCTCCCTTTTCTCTCCAAGAATAATGCAAATACGGATCACTCATCAAGAGCTTTATGGCCTTGGCCTGCCTATTGTCAGCAACCAAGAACCCTCTCTTTTAGTTTTAGAACTAGTGGTGGAATGCTCAAGACCATTAACCCAGGTTTCTTAGATGCTACTAACACTGATGTGGTGGACAGTACTACACCTGAGTCATGGTTCACCAACTCCTGTGAGTCAGCTAGCTTCTCAACAGCATCAGATGATGTGTCAGGAGCTGGTGAGTCTATAGAGACAGTAATCAAAGGCTTAAGGTCAGAGAGGCTGTTCTTTAAACCAGGGGAGACAAACTCAATCTTGGAAGAAGCTAAGGCAGGTGGTGAGTTTCCATTTAAAGAAAGTGTGGTATTGTCAATGGAGTCTCGAGACCCTTATTTGGATTTCAAGAAGTCAATGGAGGAGATGGTTGAAGCTCATGGATTAACAGACTGGGAAGGTCTTGAAGAGCTTTTGTCTTGCTACTTGAAGGTGAATGGAAAGAGCAATCATGGGTACATCATTGGTGCATTTGTAGATTTGCTTGTTGGTCTTGCtatggcttcttcttcttcttcttcaagtaCTATCACTACTGCTAGTACTACGCAACATCATCATGATTCTCCTTCTTCTCCTTTGTCATTTTACACTTCTTCTGCATCTTCTGATGATTCGTCTTCTACTCCTTGTTGTGTATCCTCATTAGGAAATGAAGTTGATATAATCAGTCCTTGTTTAACTTCATTAGAAGCtgaaaatgagattaaaaagtattaa
- the LOC133676830 gene encoding probable CCR4-associated factor 1 homolog 11, which produces MSNSDEQPPQRAKTVVIRSVWADNLEEEFKLIRSEIDRYPLISMDTEFPGIVVRPAAGDPYNRHSGPRAHYLSLKANVDLLNLIQIGLTIADEDGNLPDLGLKDVGFIWEFNFRDFDVARDAHAHDSVELLRRQGIDFEKNRELGIDSVKFAELMMSSGLVLNHSVSWVTFHCAYDFGYLVKCLTQKVLPEELNEFFERVRVYFGDRVYDIKHIMRFCGNLHGGLDRVCKELGVDRVIGKSHQAGSDSLLTLHAYLKIKDKYFFNDKDDGGGGGGGLDKYANVFYGLELFD; this is translated from the coding sequence ATGTCAAACTCCGATGAACAGCCGCCGCAACGTGCGAAGACTGTCGTGATCCGATCTGTCTGGGCAGACAACTTGGAAGAAGAATTTAAGCTGATCCGATCCGAAATCGATAGATACCCGTTAATCTCAATGGACACGGAGTTTCCTGGCATCGTTGTCCGTCCTGCCGCTGGAGATCCGTATAATCGGCATAGCGGCCCCAGGGCGCACTACTTGAGCCTCAAAGCAAACGTTGATCTCTTAAACCTGATCCAAATCGGACTCACGATCGCCGACGAGGATGGGAATTTACCCGATCTAGGGCTTAAAGATGTTGGGTTTATTTGGGAGTTCAATTTTAGGGATTTTGATGTGGCGCGTGATGCACATGCGCATGACTCAGTGGAGTTATTGAGGCGACAAGGGATTGATTTCGAGAAGAATCGTGAGCTGGGGATTGATTCGGTGAAATTCGCTGAGTTGATGATGTCGAGTGGGCTGGTGCTGAATCACTCAGTGAGTTGGGTAACGTTTCACTGTGCATATGATTTTGGTTACTTGGTGAAATGTTTGACTCAGAAAGTGCTGCCTGAGGAGTTAAACGAGTTTTTCGAAAGAGTGAGGGTGTACTTTGGAGATAGGGTTTATGATATAAAGCACATAATGAGGTTTTGTGGGAATTTACATGGTGGATTGGATCGGGTATGTAAGGAATTGGGAGTGGATCGGGTTATAGGGAAGAGTCATCAAGCTGGCTCAGATAGTTTGTTGACATTGCATGCTTATCTGAAGATCAAAGATAAGTATTTCTTCAACGATAAAGATGacggtggaggaggaggaggagggttaGACAAGTACGCCAATGTTTTCTATGGTTTAGAATTGTTTGATTga